One Lysobacter enzymogenes DNA segment encodes these proteins:
- a CDS encoding chemotaxis protein CheW has protein sequence MSASDLGDAATGGERGHARSAVARLLERAPAREDLAAAAARLAAGAVEQHGDAASAFVFRLGEEWLGLTTALVDEVLELRPVHRLPHRRDAALRGLVNVRGRLTVCVALPALLQTGPAPAVRGGARRLVVLAAPEGALAFEADEVHGSLRYPLDDVRAVPSTVAHAVARFATGVLPWGERRIGLLDADLLLHALDRRIS, from the coding sequence ATGAGCGCATCCGACCTCGGCGATGCGGCGACCGGCGGCGAACGCGGCCACGCCCGCTCCGCCGTCGCCCGCCTGCTGGAGCGCGCGCCGGCGCGCGAGGACCTCGCCGCGGCCGCCGCGCGCCTGGCCGCGGGCGCGGTGGAGCAGCACGGCGACGCCGCCAGCGCGTTCGTGTTCCGCCTCGGCGAGGAATGGCTGGGTCTGACCACCGCGTTGGTCGACGAAGTGCTGGAACTGCGCCCGGTCCATCGCCTGCCGCACCGGCGCGACGCCGCGCTGCGCGGCCTGGTCAACGTGCGCGGCCGCCTGACCGTGTGCGTGGCGCTGCCGGCGCTGCTGCAGACCGGTCCCGCGCCGGCGGTGCGCGGCGGCGCGCGCCGGCTGGTGGTGCTGGCCGCGCCGGAAGGCGCGCTGGCGTTCGAGGCCGACGAAGTCCACGGCAGCCTGCGCTACCCGCTCGACGACGTGCGCGCGGTGCCGTCCACGGTCGCCCACGCGGTGGCGCGCTTCGCCACCGGCGTGCTGCCCTGGGGCGAACGCCGCATCGGCCTGCTCGACGCCGACCTGCTGCTGCACGCGCTGGACCGGCGGATTTCATGA